A region of Haladaptatus caseinilyticus DNA encodes the following proteins:
- a CDS encoding homing endonuclease associated repeat-containing protein, whose protein sequence is MVDDDESGTTDVCGCIPTDELLTDIHLVTSLLGKTPSMREMNEHGEYSASTFQYRFGSWNDAITAAGLSPNSQSDSIYSDTELLTALQQFAQKLGNTPSKRLMREQGPHSPATYANRFGSWKEAVTEAGLEPYRRGVKITEDELLAELEELATSIGKSPTASEMNERGKFSASTYHRHFGSWTAALEASGLSPDNHSERKGLSKQELIDELRRMADVLRRSPTTTEMNELGEYSAGTYRRRFDSWSNALAEADLEASNERQGGNVRVSEHALRSNLTELADKLGRSPTMKDMWHHGDHSPRTYIERYDTWNAALEAAELSTRRYRGDSITDHELIVELRRLAAESNQLPQRQEMDEHGSFSGMTYYNRFGSWDSALVTAGFKTGSQTTAVIRGYCTVCCKSVTAAIGNITDDGLLYCGHECEAVHDDGLVTFEEDILDREDYKEIAFERFATLLSELDILVPGSLLYLKRSLEFNECDFDTAECNDIRLTKSTGAINVETKERRLAFQITTDSLTILADHITG, encoded by the coding sequence ATGGTAGACGATGACGAGTCAGGAACTACTGATGTGTGCGGTTGTATACCGACCGATGAATTACTTACAGATATTCATCTGGTAACTTCTCTTCTAGGTAAAACTCCCAGTATGCGGGAAATGAACGAACATGGCGAATACTCAGCCAGCACATTTCAATACCGATTCGGATCATGGAATGACGCGATCACCGCAGCGGGACTCTCTCCGAATTCCCAGTCAGATAGTATCTACTCGGATACGGAACTACTCACCGCTCTCCAACAGTTCGCACAAAAGCTTGGTAATACCCCAAGCAAACGACTCATGCGTGAGCAAGGGCCTCATTCGCCTGCAACGTACGCAAATCGATTTGGCTCTTGGAAGGAAGCCGTAACCGAAGCAGGATTGGAACCGTATCGACGCGGCGTGAAAATCACCGAGGACGAATTATTAGCTGAGCTAGAGGAGCTAGCGACTTCGATCGGTAAATCACCAACGGCATCCGAAATGAACGAACGAGGGAAATTTTCGGCATCAACCTACCATCGTCATTTTGGTTCCTGGACGGCCGCACTCGAGGCGAGTGGTCTTTCACCCGATAATCACTCCGAGCGAAAAGGGCTCTCCAAGCAGGAGTTGATCGACGAACTCCGCCGAATGGCCGACGTTCTTCGTCGCTCACCGACAACGACTGAAATGAATGAGCTTGGTGAGTACAGCGCAGGCACATATCGACGTCGGTTCGATAGCTGGTCTAACGCTCTCGCTGAGGCAGATCTAGAGGCAAGTAACGAACGTCAGGGGGGAAATGTTCGAGTAAGTGAACACGCACTCCGAAGCAATCTGACCGAACTTGCCGATAAACTAGGTCGGTCGCCGACTATGAAAGACATGTGGCACCACGGTGATCACAGCCCGAGAACGTATATCGAGCGATACGACACGTGGAATGCAGCGTTGGAGGCTGCAGAACTCTCGACTCGACGATACCGAGGAGACAGCATTACCGACCATGAACTCATTGTCGAACTTCGAAGGTTAGCTGCCGAGTCTAACCAATTACCACAGCGACAGGAGATGGATGAACACGGGTCATTTTCTGGGATGACATACTACAATCGGTTTGGATCCTGGGACAGTGCGCTCGTGACAGCAGGTTTCAAAACAGGATCGCAAACAACCGCAGTTATTCGAGGTTACTGCACCGTTTGCTGTAAATCCGTCACGGCTGCTATCGGTAATATAACGGACGATGGTCTCCTGTATTGCGGACACGAATGCGAGGCTGTGCACGATGACGGGCTCGTTACGTTCGAAGAGGACATACTAGACCGAGAGGACTACAAAGAAATCGCGTTCGAGAGATTCGCTACGCTACTCTCCGAGCTAGACATTCTCGTCCCTGGCTCCCTCCTTTACCTGAAACGTTCATTAGAATTCAACGAGTGTGACTTTGATACCGCAGAATGCAACGATATTCGGCTCACGAAATCAACCGGCGCTATTAACGTCGAGACGAAAGAGCGTAGATTGGCGTTCCAAATAACCACAGATAGTCTCACGATCCTTGCCGACCACATCACCGGATGA
- a CDS encoding ABC transporter substrate-binding protein, with protein MGIVSLAGCSSDQNDVEKTTTQQEAEDEPQSLEIQHSWTRDAEKDAVTALFDSFQDLHPDVKIDEQAIAGRGGGDLQTTVKKRIIDDNPPDSWQSWSGQNLRTYVDAGVLQGLQNAVELREMEWDEFSSISKRLSRIDESFVAVPLSIHRLNNLFYNVEILDEVGIDPRSIRTPRALVDTVKLIEGTTDHKGVVHATKNVWPTLELWESVLLGESGLQTHQSIVNEQVRSNERAVKESLRLVDAYHEQSPDGIVSSNWREAAKQFQNGNVAFFHQGDWAVAEFRTDDFAFETDWNSVAFPGTEDRYLLSMDSFPFPKNSSAETALPEFLQYVGSVEAQQQFTQTRGSIPPRKDVPKSEYDPFFRRQIEQFRNTKTQLPSIAHGLAIPPASRASLTNAMREFTSTWDVEQATQTILSLFE; from the coding sequence ATGGGTATCGTGAGTCTTGCCGGTTGCTCCTCCGATCAGAACGACGTTGAAAAGACGACGACGCAGCAAGAAGCGGAAGACGAACCGCAGTCGCTCGAAATTCAGCATTCCTGGACTCGGGACGCCGAAAAAGATGCAGTTACTGCGCTCTTTGACAGTTTTCAGGATCTTCATCCTGATGTAAAAATCGACGAACAGGCGATCGCTGGTCGAGGGGGCGGCGATCTACAAACGACCGTGAAAAAGCGAATTATCGACGATAATCCCCCTGACTCGTGGCAATCTTGGTCGGGGCAAAACCTCCGAACGTACGTGGATGCAGGGGTACTCCAGGGTCTCCAGAACGCGGTCGAGTTACGAGAGATGGAGTGGGACGAATTTTCATCGATATCGAAACGACTGTCCAGGATCGACGAATCGTTCGTTGCCGTTCCGCTAAGTATCCACCGTCTAAACAACCTTTTCTATAACGTCGAAATATTGGACGAGGTAGGTATCGACCCACGCTCCATTCGGACACCGCGTGCGCTGGTGGATACCGTGAAATTAATCGAAGGGACGACCGACCACAAAGGAGTCGTACACGCAACAAAAAACGTCTGGCCGACGCTAGAACTCTGGGAGTCGGTGTTGTTGGGTGAATCCGGTTTACAAACGCACCAGTCTATCGTCAACGAGCAGGTGCGGTCGAACGAACGAGCGGTGAAGGAGTCGCTTCGTCTTGTCGATGCGTATCATGAACAGTCCCCTGACGGTATCGTTTCGAGTAACTGGCGCGAAGCAGCAAAACAGTTTCAAAACGGGAACGTTGCCTTTTTTCACCAAGGTGATTGGGCTGTAGCGGAGTTTCGGACCGACGATTTCGCGTTCGAAACCGATTGGAACTCTGTCGCGTTTCCTGGGACGGAAGATCGGTACCTGCTGAGTATGGATTCGTTTCCATTCCCGAAGAACAGTTCAGCCGAAACGGCACTTCCCGAATTTCTACAATACGTTGGTTCGGTCGAAGCGCAACAGCAATTTACGCAGACCCGAGGTTCGATTCCGCCGAGAAAAGACGTGCCGAAATCGGAATACGATCCCTTCTTCCGTCGTCAAATTGAACAGTTTCGAAACACAAAGACACAACTTCCGTCGATAGCACATGGACTGGCGATTCCACCTGCATCGCGGGCTAGTCTGACCAATGCGATGCGAGAATTCACCTCGACTTGGGATGTTGAACAGGCGACACAGACGATTCTATCACTGTTTGAATGA